Proteins found in one Candidatus Hydrogenedentota bacterium genomic segment:
- a CDS encoding protein kinase — protein MTDHDPYPEEGPHRGNGDAMPGDRRAPSPGAPLEPHAMPTVAGAPVGGLSLVLDLDLPGDGAHDRYENPVEFGRGGMGRVFIARDSVLSREIALKVLHTDAGADEATVAGTQAPTQNGYLAQRFLREARITGNLEHPSIVPVYELGRRPDGAYFYTMKLVRGRTLHRAIRDARTLEARLKLLPHVIDLCHAIAYAHSKGVIHRDIKPANVMLGSYGETVVIDWGLARVIGGDDPYAPRLGAAGSEGRTHPDADANATGAGIPVGTPHYMSPEQAAGRLDEIGPHSDVYALGVVLYELLTGRTPHTGSRPGDVLRQVLHSRPKPATFHEPSLPPALAAICARAMAPGIGDRYPSAAALAEELNRFTTGALVHGHSYTAWELVRHYYRRNRALCNTVIAAIAVTGLVAITSYVRILEANQRERAQRLAAEAEAYRANIQVAASDVRAERFLNARERLEQQHPDLRDWEWGFLFEQSHRDRATAEGHGERVYQIIGVPRSGRIVSNSGSEVCVWTTPSLELVHRFSIPPFPSTGISLSADERLIALSRLDGIIELYDFNSFGLVRSFQEDALTFGSAVLSGDGSRLAAGANDGTLVIWNLANGAEAHREPGNGSVRYVLGMNQTGSRLLQMETPGTVRLLDLDAGGPLVELVTEAHSISVNGGRFALRHGAGVEVYDLNSGELLRRVDPPDGRFEQIALSGDGRRVSALGPSSTAYVWPVESGSAVGAFRAENARRLLGLSQDGGYLAVAVHPNGIEIRESESGRVAAVYQGHSDRVETGVFGPDGQYFYSGSADATLKSWRMPDPISPPAGDQRGRFAGLAHDRASGRIAATTTGGSAHFLREDGFEHVLSVSSFEGSNTTRAAFHPDGDRAAVRLNPTSVLVISLPGGEIVDRLHDSPAAIDEVAYSPDGSQVALACFDGAVRLWGGDGTGSLREAARHSGRVTSVTFVPNSDLLVSASDSGEVLETRWRSGNALRRWAHDGRSVVTMGASPAGGWVAYALDDHSIHLVDAVSGGDAKRMIGHDHRVRGLAFSERGSRLFSISDRGELKIWSVDTGQELLTLDGKQNLASDIILTPAGAVAGLDAGSLGVFPVFPVEAWARASSDPAFIAQYKEERDRAARDTVIPLQPAVTVAYSTRENLRAAAVRLAAMETAVSAGGTYQEPAWNPLVLLGLLPGDRLLEVGATRDPDAAAFRESLETIGEGASAEWRLDLRLSRQGRELRIEHRGVAQAVTGIERRLSGSMAAEVLRQLEERVRPFERVIVEYSQRFGRESGALLPGDQDLEGLWLMPPASEDDVALLRDFGLVRGDCIRAINNIPITHYATLVSDLGRARAAVQAGWTGTVELEVRRNRFHRVDLRIAVE, from the coding sequence GTGACCGATCACGATCCATACCCGGAGGAGGGCCCGCACCGCGGAAACGGGGACGCCATGCCGGGCGATCGGCGCGCCCCTTCGCCGGGGGCCCCGCTGGAGCCGCACGCCATGCCCACCGTGGCCGGGGCGCCGGTGGGCGGCCTGTCCCTGGTGCTGGATCTGGATCTTCCGGGCGATGGCGCGCACGACCGCTACGAGAACCCGGTGGAATTCGGCCGGGGCGGCATGGGCCGGGTCTTCATCGCGCGCGATTCGGTGCTCAGCCGCGAGATCGCACTGAAGGTACTCCACACCGACGCGGGCGCGGACGAGGCGACGGTGGCCGGCACCCAGGCGCCGACCCAGAATGGCTACCTCGCCCAGCGCTTCCTGCGCGAAGCCCGAATCACCGGCAATCTCGAGCATCCATCCATCGTACCCGTGTATGAGCTCGGACGCCGACCCGATGGGGCCTACTTCTACACCATGAAGCTCGTGCGCGGGCGGACACTCCACCGCGCCATCCGCGACGCGCGAACGCTCGAAGCGCGCCTCAAACTACTGCCGCACGTGATCGATCTCTGCCATGCCATCGCCTATGCCCACAGCAAGGGCGTCATTCATCGGGACATCAAGCCCGCCAACGTGATGCTTGGCTCGTACGGCGAAACCGTGGTCATCGACTGGGGTCTCGCGCGCGTCATCGGCGGCGACGATCCCTACGCGCCCCGCCTCGGCGCGGCCGGATCGGAGGGACGAACGCATCCGGACGCCGACGCCAACGCAACCGGCGCGGGAATTCCGGTCGGCACGCCCCACTACATGTCCCCGGAGCAAGCGGCGGGACGGCTCGACGAAATCGGCCCGCACTCGGATGTCTATGCGCTGGGCGTGGTGCTGTACGAACTGCTTACCGGGCGCACGCCCCACACGGGATCGCGCCCGGGCGATGTTCTGCGGCAGGTGCTCCATAGCCGCCCGAAACCCGCGACGTTTCACGAGCCGTCGCTTCCGCCCGCGCTTGCGGCGATCTGCGCTCGCGCGATGGCCCCGGGGATTGGTGACCGGTACCCCTCGGCGGCGGCGCTTGCGGAGGAGTTGAACAGGTTCACAACGGGCGCCCTCGTGCATGGACACAGCTACACCGCCTGGGAACTGGTAAGGCACTACTACCGCCGTAATCGCGCCCTGTGCAACACCGTAATCGCGGCAATCGCGGTCACCGGGCTGGTGGCGATCACGTCCTATGTCCGGATCCTGGAGGCGAACCAGCGAGAACGCGCGCAGCGGCTGGCGGCGGAGGCGGAGGCCTACCGGGCAAATATTCAAGTGGCCGCCAGCGATGTGCGCGCGGAGCGCTTTCTGAATGCCCGCGAGCGGCTGGAGCAGCAACATCCGGATCTGCGGGACTGGGAATGGGGCTTCCTTTTCGAGCAGAGCCACCGGGACCGGGCCACGGCGGAAGGCCATGGCGAACGGGTCTACCAGATCATCGGAGTCCCGCGTTCCGGGCGCATAGTCTCGAATTCGGGCTCCGAGGTATGCGTGTGGACCACGCCGAGCCTCGAACTGGTGCACCGATTCTCCATACCGCCGTTTCCATCGACCGGAATCAGTCTTTCCGCGGACGAGCGGCTTATCGCCCTGAGCCGGCTCGACGGAATCATCGAACTCTACGATTTCAATTCGTTCGGTCTGGTGCGCAGTTTTCAGGAAGACGCCCTTACCTTCGGCAGCGCGGTTCTCAGCGGCGACGGGTCCCGGCTGGCCGCGGGCGCGAACGACGGTACGCTGGTTATCTGGAACCTGGCGAATGGCGCGGAGGCCCATCGGGAACCCGGTAATGGGTCCGTCCGGTATGTGCTCGGAATGAACCAAACCGGTTCCCGGCTGCTCCAGATGGAAACCCCGGGAACGGTTCGTCTGCTGGATTTGGATGCCGGCGGCCCTCTGGTGGAATTGGTCACGGAAGCGCACTCGATCTCGGTGAATGGAGGCCGCTTCGCGCTACGCCATGGCGCGGGGGTGGAAGTCTACGATCTCAACTCGGGCGAGTTGCTCCGGCGGGTTGATCCGCCTGATGGGCGCTTTGAACAGATCGCGCTGAGCGGCGACGGGCGCCGGGTTTCGGCCCTGGGCCCGAGTTCGACCGCGTATGTCTGGCCGGTCGAATCGGGAAGCGCCGTGGGCGCGTTTCGCGCCGAAAACGCGCGGCGCCTACTCGGCTTGAGCCAGGACGGCGGCTACCTTGCCGTGGCCGTGCACCCCAACGGCATAGAGATCCGGGAAAGCGAAAGCGGCCGGGTCGCCGCCGTGTATCAGGGCCATTCGGACCGCGTGGAAACGGGTGTGTTTGGGCCCGATGGCCAGTATTTCTACTCCGGGAGCGCGGACGCCACATTGAAATCCTGGCGCATGCCCGACCCGATCTCCCCGCCCGCCGGCGACCAGCGTGGCCGCTTTGCGGGCCTGGCGCATGATCGGGCGTCTGGCCGGATCGCGGCTACAACCACCGGCGGCTCCGCACACTTCCTCCGGGAAGATGGCTTCGAGCACGTGCTGTCCGTTTCGTCGTTCGAGGGATCCAATACCACGCGCGCGGCCTTCCACCCGGATGGCGACCGGGCGGCCGTCCGGCTGAATCCCACGAGCGTGCTGGTGATTTCGCTTCCCGGCGGGGAGATTGTCGACCGCCTCCACGATAGCCCCGCCGCCATCGACGAAGTGGCCTACAGCCCGGACGGCAGCCAGGTGGCGCTGGCGTGTTTCGATGGCGCGGTTCGCCTCTGGGGCGGGGACGGTACCGGGAGCCTGCGCGAAGCTGCGCGCCATTCCGGGCGTGTGACGTCGGTGACTTTCGTCCCGAATAGTGACCTGCTCGTATCGGCTTCGGATTCTGGGGAGGTGCTTGAGACCCGCTGGCGATCGGGGAACGCCCTTCGACGCTGGGCCCACGACGGGCGCTCCGTTGTGACGATGGGCGCGAGCCCGGCGGGCGGCTGGGTGGCCTATGCCCTCGACGACCACAGCATTCACCTCGTGGACGCGGTGTCCGGTGGCGACGCAAAGCGGATGATCGGGCACGACCACCGGGTGCGCGGTCTGGCGTTCTCGGAGCGCGGAAGCCGGCTGTTCAGTATCTCGGACCGTGGCGAGCTGAAGATCTGGAGTGTGGATACCGGGCAAGAACTTCTGACCCTGGACGGCAAGCAGAATCTGGCAAGCGATATCATACTGACGCCCGCGGGGGCCGTGGCCGGGCTGGACGCTGGATCGCTCGGGGTCTTTCCAGTCTTTCCCGTGGAGGCCTGGGCGCGCGCGAGTTCCGATCCCGCGTTCATCGCGCAATACAAGGAAGAGCGCGACCGGGCGGCGCGGGACACGGTGATACCGCTTCAGCCGGCGGTGACCGTGGCCTACAGCACGCGGGAGAACCTCCGCGCCGCCGCGGTTCGTCTTGCCGCAATGGAGACCGCGGTTTCCGCCGGAGGCACGTACCAGGAACCCGCGTGGAACCCGCTGGTCTTGCTCGGACTACTGCCGGGCGACCGGCTGCTGGAGGTTGGCGCCACGCGCGATCCGGATGCGGCGGCGTTTCGCGAATCGCTGGAGACGATAGGAGAGGGCGCATCCGCGGAGTGGCGCCTTGACCTGCGCCTGTCCCGCCAAGGCCGGGAGTTGCGCATTGAACACCGCGGCGTCGCGCAGGCGGTCACCGGGATCGAGCGGAGGCTGTCCGGCTCCATGGCGGCCGAAGTGCTGCGCCAGCTGGAAGAACGCGTTCGCCCCTTCGAACGGGTCATTGTGGAGTACAGCCAGCGCTTCGGCCGGGAATCAGGCGCGCTGCTGCCCGGGGATCAGGATCTGGAGGGCCTCTGGCTGATGCCCCCGGCCAGCGAGGACGATGTAGCCCTCCTGCGGGATTTCGGCCTCGTACGCGGCGACTGTATCCGCGCGATCAATAACATTCCGATTACACACTATGCTACCCTGGTCTCGGACCTGGGCAGGGCGCGCGCGGCCGTTCAGGCAGGCTGGACGGGAACGGTCGAATTGGAAGTGCGCCGCAATCGATTTCACCGCGTCGATCTTCGGATCGCGGTCGAGTAG
- a CDS encoding MFS transporter, giving the protein MTSTAAPATMNPAEGRSTLRAVFVTLFLDLVGFSIIFPLFPGMLEFYSAQDPPSPTFSALYAALERLTAALGVSGGHWGIIVLFGGALGSLYSLLQFVGAPLFGALSDRIGRRPVILLSLVGILISYVMWFFAAGFGLLVAARLLGGIMSANISTATAIVADTTTPENRSRGMAIIGIAFGLGFTLGPAIGGVTASIDLTAYYPGLAAWGVNPFSAPAAAALLLTVFNLVYVALRLPETRRKDLAPRAARIANVFALLRTEHYPGVTRTNLTYFLFLLAFSGMEFSLTFLAHERLDYGAGKNALMFLFVGLVLVVVQGGYVRRRSGAVGPRRMALHGLAMVMPALVVVGLSGHYRSSLVLYVGLFFLAAGAAQALPCLTALVSVYTPPEDQGRVLGIFRSLGALARAMGPLFAAALYWWTGPTFAYCLGAVFVLVPLGMALGLPRAADPLPTRA; this is encoded by the coding sequence ATGACATCCACCGCCGCGCCCGCCACTATGAATCCCGCCGAAGGCCGCTCCACGCTCCGCGCGGTATTTGTAACGCTTTTCCTGGATCTGGTGGGGTTTTCAATCATTTTCCCCCTGTTTCCGGGCATGCTCGAGTTCTACAGCGCCCAGGATCCGCCCTCCCCAACCTTTTCCGCCCTCTACGCCGCACTCGAACGCCTCACGGCCGCGCTCGGCGTCAGCGGGGGGCACTGGGGCATCATCGTGCTCTTTGGCGGCGCGCTCGGCTCGCTTTATTCGCTTCTCCAGTTCGTGGGCGCACCCCTTTTCGGGGCGCTTTCCGATCGGATCGGCCGCCGGCCCGTCATCCTACTGTCTCTCGTCGGGATTCTGATTTCCTACGTGATGTGGTTTTTCGCCGCGGGTTTCGGGCTTCTCGTTGCGGCGCGGCTGCTGGGCGGCATCATGAGCGCCAACATCAGCACCGCCACCGCGATCGTGGCCGACACCACAACCCCGGAGAACCGCTCCCGAGGCATGGCTATCATCGGCATTGCCTTCGGGCTGGGTTTTACGCTCGGCCCCGCGATAGGCGGCGTTACGGCGAGCATCGACCTTACCGCGTATTACCCGGGGCTCGCGGCGTGGGGGGTCAACCCCTTTTCGGCGCCCGCGGCGGCGGCCCTCCTACTTACGGTCTTCAACCTTGTATACGTCGCCCTCCGGCTGCCCGAGACGCGCCGCAAAGACCTCGCTCCGCGGGCCGCGCGGATCGCAAACGTGTTCGCTCTCCTGCGCACCGAGCACTACCCGGGCGTCACGCGCACCAACCTGACGTACTTCCTCTTTCTCCTGGCATTCTCCGGCATGGAGTTTTCCCTGACCTTCCTGGCGCACGAGCGGCTGGACTACGGCGCGGGTAAGAATGCGCTTATGTTCCTCTTCGTTGGCCTCGTGCTGGTGGTGGTGCAGGGCGGCTACGTGCGCCGGCGTTCCGGCGCGGTTGGCCCGCGGCGAATGGCCCTGCACGGCCTGGCGATGGTCATGCCGGCCCTCGTCGTCGTTGGGCTGTCCGGCCACTACCGGAGCAGCCTTGTGCTGTATGTGGGACTCTTCTTCCTCGCGGCCGGCGCCGCCCAGGCTTTGCCCTGCCTCACGGCGCTGGTGAGCGTGTACACGCCGCCCGAGGACCAGGGCCGGGTTTTGGGGATCTTCCGCTCGCTCGGCGCGCTGGCCCGGGCCATGGGGCCCCTCTTCGCGGCGGCGCTGTACTGGTGGACCGGCCCCACGTTCGCCTATTGCCTCGGGGCGGTGTTTGTGCTTGTTCCGCTGGGCATGGCCCTCGGGCTTCCGCGCGCGGCCGATCCGCTCCCAACCCGCGCCTGA
- a CDS encoding DegT/DnrJ/EryC1/StrS family aminotransferase: MGTLALNGGKAVTPKSKTWAGWPVSDAADVELVAKITKSNNWSYDGAHEWEFAEKFTAYQKAKFGLCCANGTVGIQLALEALGIGAYDEVIVPGMTWQATAAACVDVNAIPVLADVEPDTWNLDLDHVESLITKKTRAIIVVHLYGCMTDLTRLAAICKKHKLFLIEDCAHQHGSFWKGKGVGSFGDVASFSFQESKVISSGEGGFNMCKTKEMFYRLYSLRNCGRPYEASPVVFGLKKPAAHDTTLQSGNYRLTEWQAAILLGALRRLDGQVKERDANAIYLNSQLAEIPGILPMRRRREVTQQSYFNFSFRIDTKELKVTNAQFYAALNAELNTNGFEAPYQPLNQCVLYKPRTKVRHKLDAAYWKAIDPARHKIPVCTDAHKNSGVTVHHRLLMNTQSDMDLVAKAVRKVVDNIGELRKSVPSKKKAYKSRPK; the protein is encoded by the coding sequence ATGGGAACACTTGCATTGAACGGCGGCAAGGCCGTCACGCCGAAATCGAAAACCTGGGCCGGCTGGCCCGTGAGCGACGCCGCGGACGTGGAGTTGGTTGCAAAAATCACGAAGAGCAACAACTGGTCATATGACGGCGCCCACGAGTGGGAGTTCGCGGAGAAATTCACCGCCTATCAAAAAGCCAAGTTCGGCCTGTGCTGCGCGAACGGCACGGTGGGCATCCAGCTGGCCCTCGAGGCCCTGGGAATCGGCGCCTACGACGAGGTGATCGTGCCCGGGATGACGTGGCAGGCCACCGCCGCCGCGTGCGTGGACGTAAACGCGATTCCAGTGCTCGCGGACGTGGAGCCGGACACCTGGAACCTCGATCTCGACCACGTCGAGTCCCTGATCACGAAAAAAACGCGCGCGATCATCGTGGTGCACCTCTACGGCTGCATGACCGACCTGACGCGCCTGGCCGCTATCTGCAAGAAGCACAAGCTGTTCCTTATCGAGGATTGCGCGCACCAGCACGGCAGCTTCTGGAAAGGGAAGGGCGTGGGATCCTTCGGCGACGTGGCCTCGTTCAGCTTCCAGGAGTCCAAGGTGATCTCCTCGGGAGAGGGCGGCTTCAACATGTGCAAGACGAAGGAAATGTTCTACCGCCTCTACAGCCTGCGGAACTGCGGGCGCCCGTATGAGGCGAGCCCCGTGGTTTTCGGCCTGAAAAAGCCGGCGGCGCACGACACGACGCTGCAATCGGGCAACTACCGGCTTACAGAGTGGCAGGCGGCTATTCTGCTGGGCGCGCTCAGGCGTCTGGACGGGCAGGTGAAGGAGCGGGACGCGAACGCGATCTACCTCAACAGCCAGCTGGCCGAGATTCCGGGAATTCTTCCGATGCGGCGGCGCAGGGAAGTGACCCAGCAGAGTTACTTCAATTTCAGCTTCCGGATCGATACGAAGGAACTGAAGGTAACGAACGCGCAGTTCTATGCGGCGCTGAACGCCGAGCTCAACACGAACGGTTTCGAAGCGCCCTACCAGCCGCTGAACCAGTGCGTGCTGTACAAGCCGCGGACGAAGGTCCGCCACAAGCTGGATGCGGCGTACTGGAAGGCGATCGATCCGGCGCGACACAAGATCCCGGTGTGCACGGACGCGCACAAGAATTCCGGGGTGACCGTCCACCACCGCTTGCTGATGAACACCCAGAGCGACATGGATCTGGTGGCGAAGGCGGTTCGCAAGGTGGTCGACAATATCGGCGAGTTGCGGAAGTCCGTTCCGTCGAAGAAGAAGGCCTACAAGTCGCGCCCGAAGTGA
- the ftsH gene encoding ATP-dependent zinc metalloprotease FtsH, whose protein sequence is MNGLFKQVSLWIVLGIIVVLVLTRFSEMNAKPSMKGQSDFVTQMEAGNLADPVKVTLDENSVRVYAKFKEPVGEAKQKELPPFTLQEFPKDWEQQLLAQGVGVEYSKENSMIPNMIFQIFLLLLIIGAFWFFMIRQMQGGNNKAMSFGKSRARMVNQGDKTVTFNDVAGVDEAKEELHEIIEFLKEPKKFTRLGGKIPRGVLLVGPPGSGKTLLARAVAGEASVPFFSISGSDFVEMFVGVGASRVRDLFQQGHKHAPCIIFIDEIDAVGRQRGAGLGGGHDEREQTLNQLLVEMDGFNTNDGVILMAATNRPDVLDRALLRPGRFDRQVVVANPDINGRRQILDIHIKNQKVPVDESVDSSILARSTPGFSGADLANMVNEAALLAARRDQDKVTMVDFEDAKDRVIMGPARNSLVMSQEQKLATAYHEAGHALLCQLLPDADPMHKVTVIPRGPALGVTSSLPTEDKYCASKKWCLANMRMIMGGRAAEELIYGEFNSGAANDLKQATARAHAMVCEWGMSDLGPISFGSNDEVFLGRDFSKTRDYSDETAAAVDREVHRLLEEAYTDAKKMLEEHIDVLKALAEALYERETLDAREVNAIIREVGGEHLIPADPEPRKAAEDKPAAASEAREEARDKKSDEDDSPETAAPGGIVPDTV, encoded by the coding sequence ATGAATGGCTTATTCAAACAGGTGTCCCTCTGGATCGTGCTCGGCATTATCGTCGTGCTGGTGTTGACGCGTTTCTCGGAGATGAACGCCAAGCCCTCCATGAAGGGCCAGTCCGATTTCGTGACCCAGATGGAGGCCGGAAACCTGGCCGACCCGGTTAAAGTGACGTTGGACGAGAACAGCGTTCGGGTTTATGCGAAGTTCAAGGAACCCGTGGGCGAGGCGAAGCAGAAGGAGCTTCCTCCGTTTACGCTGCAGGAGTTCCCCAAGGATTGGGAGCAGCAGCTGCTGGCGCAGGGCGTGGGCGTCGAATACAGCAAAGAAAACTCGATGATCCCCAACATGATCTTCCAGATCTTCCTGTTGCTGCTGATTATCGGCGCCTTCTGGTTTTTCATGATCCGGCAGATGCAGGGCGGCAACAACAAGGCCATGTCGTTCGGCAAGAGCCGCGCCCGCATGGTGAACCAGGGCGACAAGACCGTCACCTTCAATGACGTGGCGGGCGTGGATGAAGCGAAGGAAGAACTCCACGAGATTATCGAATTCCTGAAAGAGCCCAAGAAATTCACACGGCTCGGCGGCAAGATCCCCCGCGGCGTGCTCCTCGTGGGCCCTCCCGGTTCCGGCAAAACACTCCTCGCCCGCGCCGTGGCCGGCGAGGCGAGCGTGCCCTTCTTCAGCATCAGCGGTTCCGATTTCGTGGAAATGTTCGTGGGCGTCGGCGCCAGCCGCGTCCGCGACCTGTTCCAGCAGGGCCACAAGCACGCCCCCTGCATCATCTTTATCGATGAGATCGACGCCGTGGGCCGCCAGCGCGGGGCCGGACTCGGCGGCGGCCACGACGAGCGCGAGCAAACCCTGAACCAGCTGCTCGTGGAGATGGACGGCTTCAACACGAACGACGGCGTAATCCTCATGGCGGCGACCAACCGCCCCGACGTTCTCGACCGCGCGCTCCTCCGGCCGGGCCGTTTCGACCGGCAGGTGGTCGTGGCGAATCCCGATATCAACGGGCGCCGGCAGATTCTCGATATTCACATCAAGAACCAGAAGGTCCCCGTCGACGAGAGCGTCGACTCCTCGATCCTGGCCCGCAGCACCCCGGGCTTTTCCGGCGCCGACCTGGCCAACATGGTGAACGAGGCGGCCCTGCTCGCCGCGCGGCGCGACCAGGACAAGGTCACGATGGTCGACTTCGAGGACGCGAAGGACCGCGTGATCATGGGGCCCGCGCGCAACAGCCTGGTAATGAGCCAGGAGCAGAAACTGGCGACGGCCTACCACGAAGCGGGCCACGCCCTCCTCTGCCAGCTGCTGCCGGACGCCGACCCCATGCACAAGGTCACCGTGATTCCGCGCGGTCCCGCGCTCGGCGTGACGAGCAGCCTGCCGACCGAGGACAAGTACTGCGCCTCGAAGAAGTGGTGCCTCGCAAACATGCGCATGATCATGGGCGGGCGCGCGGCCGAAGAGCTTATCTACGGCGAATTCAACAGCGGCGCCGCGAACGACCTGAAACAGGCCACGGCGCGCGCGCACGCCATGGTGTGCGAATGGGGCATGAGCGACCTTGGCCCGATCTCGTTCGGGAGCAACGATGAAGTGTTCCTCGGGCGCGACTTCAGCAAAACCCGGGACTACAGCGACGAGACGGCCGCCGCCGTGGATCGCGAGGTGCACCGGCTTCTGGAAGAGGCCTACACCGACGCGAAAAAGATGCTCGAAGAGCATATCGACGTACTCAAGGCGCTGGCCGAGGCGCTCTACGAACGCGAGACGCTGGACGCCCGCGAGGTGAACGCGATCATCCGCGAGGTTGGCGGAGAGCACCTCATTCCCGCGGATCCCGAACCCCGGAAAGCCGCCGAGGACAAGCCCGCCGCCGCCTCCGAAGCCCGCGAAGAAGCCCGGGACAAAAAGAGCGACGAGGATGATTCCCCCGAAACGGCGGCGCCCGGCGGCATCGTGCCGGACACCGTCTAG